The following coding sequences are from one Fimbriiglobus ruber window:
- a CDS encoding bifunctional nuclease family protein has protein sequence MELRRIIINEIDDHQVIVLREADGERSFPIVIGLFEATSIDRRVKGLQAPRPLTHDLIVSVVDQLGGEVQDIIISELKEHTYFAKLRVKHDGELIEVDCRPSDAIAVAVTAKVPIYVNEEVLGEALED, from the coding sequence ATGGAACTCCGCCGGATCATCATCAACGAGATCGATGACCACCAGGTCATCGTCCTCCGCGAGGCCGACGGGGAACGGAGTTTTCCGATCGTGATCGGCCTCTTCGAGGCCACCAGCATCGACCGCCGGGTGAAAGGGTTGCAGGCCCCGCGGCCGCTCACGCACGACCTGATCGTGTCCGTCGTCGACCAGCTGGGCGGGGAAGTGCAGGACATCATCATCAGCGAGTTGAAGGAGCATACGTACTTCGCGAAGCTGCGCGTCAAGCACGACGGCGAGCTGATCGAGGTGGACTGCCGGCCGAGCGACGCGATCGCCGTGGCCGTGACCGCGAAGGTGCCGATCTACGTCAACGAAGAGGTGCTCGGGGA